One genomic region from Halomicrobium zhouii encodes:
- a CDS encoding winged helix-turn-helix domain-containing protein, producing the protein MSRADTILECEDCVAPADAFALVSDETRLSILEALWRLDDPVRFSELRSEVGVRDSAQFNYHLNKLTDQFVRKVEASADGDGAASGTEPAGYELRTAGERIVQAILAGSFTEHPRREIAIDDPCTQCGSELAARYDDEVLAIDCPDCGHGHGEYPFPPGGLHDRSDAEILEAFDQRVRHLHCLAKDGVCPECSGRMNTTIERAGECCLGTSLRADHVCEQCNHQLCSAVGLGLLDHSAVVSFYGDHDVALSETPYWRLEWCVDDESVTVLEENPWTIRIDISENEETLRVTVDGDLSVVDTERV; encoded by the coding sequence ATGAGCAGGGCCGACACCATCCTGGAGTGCGAGGACTGCGTGGCCCCCGCCGACGCCTTCGCGCTCGTCAGCGACGAGACGCGACTGTCCATCCTGGAGGCGCTCTGGCGCCTCGACGACCCGGTCCGGTTCTCCGAACTCCGGAGCGAGGTGGGCGTCCGCGACAGCGCGCAGTTCAACTACCACCTGAACAAACTGACCGACCAGTTCGTCCGCAAGGTCGAGGCGTCCGCGGACGGCGACGGAGCCGCCAGTGGCACCGAACCCGCCGGCTACGAACTCCGAACCGCCGGCGAGCGCATCGTCCAGGCCATCCTCGCCGGGTCGTTCACCGAACACCCGCGCCGGGAGATCGCCATCGACGACCCGTGCACCCAGTGCGGGTCGGAACTCGCGGCCCGCTACGACGACGAGGTGCTCGCCATCGACTGCCCCGACTGCGGGCACGGCCACGGCGAGTACCCGTTCCCGCCCGGCGGGCTCCACGACCGCTCCGACGCGGAGATTCTGGAAGCGTTCGACCAGCGCGTGCGCCACCTCCACTGCCTCGCCAAGGACGGCGTCTGCCCGGAGTGTTCCGGCCGCATGAACACGACCATCGAGCGCGCGGGTGAGTGCTGTCTGGGCACCTCGCTGCGGGCCGACCACGTCTGCGAGCAGTGCAACCACCAGCTCTGCTCGGCGGTGGGCCTGGGGCTGCTGGACCACTCCGCCGTCGTCTCGTTCTACGGCGACCACGACGTCGCACTCTCGGAGACGCCCTACTGGCGACTGGAGTGGTGCGTCGACGACGAATCGGTCACCGTCCTCGAGGAGAACCCCTGGACCATCCGCATCGACATCAGCGAGAACGAGGAGACGCTCCGGGTCACCGTCGACGGCGACCTCTCCGTCGTCGACACCGAACGGGTCTGA
- a CDS encoding DUF7532 family protein, which yields MHFTQREQQALREAGLSTDEIDAASETVVELTDEAAAELEAFFADRETVYSDMDVAHSSSDVQEHTVDYLDLFTHADDIRGYLRFDSWGVPVEAGRVLSEGVVELTLGPTVDGRVRFAAEREAL from the coding sequence ATGCACTTCACCCAGCGCGAACAGCAGGCGTTGCGCGAGGCGGGCCTCTCGACCGACGAGATCGACGCCGCCTCGGAGACCGTCGTCGAACTGACCGACGAGGCCGCCGCCGAACTGGAAGCGTTCTTCGCGGATCGGGAGACCGTCTACTCCGACATGGACGTCGCCCACAGTTCGAGCGACGTCCAGGAGCACACCGTCGATTACCTCGACCTGTTCACCCACGCCGACGACATCCGGGGATATCTCCGCTTCGACAGCTGGGGGGTCCCGGTCGAGGCCGGGCGCGTCCTCTCCGAGGGCGTGGTCGAACTCACCCTCGGGCCGACGGTCGACGGGCGGGTGCGCTTCGCCGCGGAGCGCGAGGCGCTATGA
- a CDS encoding TIGR01548 family HAD-type hydrolase, producing the protein MNVDAVVLDIDGVLVDVADSYRRAIVESLESVYGETIPKEAIQQFKDAGGFNDDWELTYAAALYLLGSREGMDHDIDEFTDGIAEHGGGLDAAEAVIRESLDESAVEAVFDAWDPERLRDVFQQLYLGSDLYRELEGGEPEMETAGFVNDEPVLVEPETIEALHERYDVGVVTGRPAAEADIAMDRVGLSVDDEYRFTMDDWEEGKPHPHALRTVAERFGAERVAFAGDTLDDIRTAVNADAADDDRVYYGVGVLTGGLTGDDGRRKYSGAGAAAVVESVNDLPDLLE; encoded by the coding sequence ATGAACGTAGACGCGGTCGTGCTGGACATCGACGGCGTGCTGGTGGACGTGGCGGACTCCTACCGGCGGGCGATCGTCGAGTCTCTGGAATCGGTGTACGGCGAGACCATCCCCAAGGAAGCCATCCAGCAGTTCAAGGACGCGGGCGGGTTCAACGACGACTGGGAGCTCACCTACGCGGCGGCGCTGTACCTGCTCGGGTCGCGCGAAGGAATGGACCACGATATCGACGAGTTCACCGACGGCATCGCAGAGCACGGCGGTGGACTGGACGCGGCAGAGGCAGTGATTCGGGAGTCGCTAGACGAATCCGCCGTCGAGGCCGTCTTCGACGCCTGGGACCCCGAGCGGCTCCGGGACGTGTTCCAGCAGCTGTACCTGGGAAGCGACCTGTATCGCGAACTGGAGGGGGGTGAGCCCGAGATGGAGACGGCGGGGTTCGTCAACGACGAGCCGGTGCTGGTCGAGCCCGAGACGATCGAGGCGCTGCACGAGCGCTACGACGTCGGCGTCGTCACCGGCCGACCCGCCGCAGAGGCGGACATCGCGATGGACCGTGTGGGCCTGTCCGTCGACGACGAGTACCGGTTCACGATGGACGACTGGGAGGAGGGCAAGCCCCACCCGCACGCGCTCCGGACAGTCGCCGAGCGCTTCGGCGCCGAGCGGGTGGCGTTCGCCGGCGACACGCTGGACGACATCCGGACGGCAGTCAACGCCGACGCCGCGGACGACGACCGTGTGTACTACGGCGTCGGGGTGCTGACCGGCGGGCTGACGGGTGACGACGGCCGGCGCAAGTACAGCGGGGCCGGCGCCGCCGCCGTCGTCGAGTCGGTCAACGACCTGCCGGACCTGCTGGAGTGA
- a CDS encoding preprotein translocase subunit Sec61beta, producing the protein MSSNDGGGLMSSAGLVRYFDAEDRNTIRIDPRTIVAFGAMFGFLVLILNTF; encoded by the coding sequence ATGAGCAGCAACGACGGCGGCGGGCTGATGTCCAGTGCCGGCCTGGTCCGGTACTTCGACGCGGAAGACCGCAACACAATCCGAATCGACCCCCGGACCATCGTCGCCTTCGGCGCGATGTTCGGGTTCCTCGTCCTCATCCTGAACACCTTCTGA
- the npdG gene encoding NADPH-dependent F420 reductase — protein MQIALLGGTGDIGEGLALRWAMDSTHEVVIGSREADRAAAKADEYETELDSRGADATVDGTDNRSAAERADVVVAAVPAYHLTDTVEAVADALEEGNVLVSPAVGMKRDEAGFHYNRPGAGSVTALAARAAPDDVPVVGAFHNLAAGRLADLDADVEWDTIVVGDDHDAKETVMALADDIEGLRPLDGGPLANAAEVECVTPLLINVARHNDGMHDLGVEFR, from the coding sequence ATGCAAATTGCCTTGCTCGGGGGCACCGGCGACATCGGCGAGGGACTGGCGTTGCGCTGGGCGATGGACTCGACCCACGAGGTCGTTATCGGATCGCGCGAGGCCGACCGCGCGGCGGCGAAGGCCGACGAGTACGAGACCGAACTCGACAGTCGCGGCGCCGACGCGACCGTCGACGGCACCGACAACCGCTCGGCGGCCGAACGGGCCGACGTCGTCGTGGCGGCGGTCCCCGCCTACCACCTCACCGACACCGTCGAGGCCGTCGCCGACGCGCTGGAGGAAGGGAACGTTCTCGTCTCCCCGGCCGTCGGGATGAAACGCGACGAGGCGGGCTTCCACTACAACCGGCCCGGCGCCGGCAGCGTCACCGCGCTGGCCGCCCGCGCCGCCCCAGACGACGTCCCCGTCGTCGGCGCCTTCCACAACCTCGCGGCGGGCCGCCTGGCGGATCTGGACGCCGACGTCGAGTGGGACACCATCGTCGTCGGCGACGACCACGACGCCAAGGAGACGGTGATGGCCCTGGCCGACGACATCGAAGGCCTCCGCCCACTCGACGGCGGCCCGCTCGCCAACGCCGCGGAAGTCGAGTGCGTGACGCCGCTGCTCATCAACGTTGCCCGCCACAACGACGGGATGCACGACCTGGGCGTCGAGTTCCGGTAG
- a CDS encoding thioredoxin family protein, whose protein sequence is MTVTLKDFYADWCGPCKTQDPILEDLEEDWGDVEFEKINVDEEQDVANEYQVRSLPTLIVENDDGIVERFVGVTQHDDLETALDQANA, encoded by the coding sequence ATGACAGTCACGCTCAAGGACTTTTACGCCGACTGGTGTGGCCCCTGCAAGACCCAGGACCCGATCCTGGAGGACCTCGAAGAGGACTGGGGCGACGTCGAATTCGAGAAGATCAACGTCGACGAGGAGCAGGACGTCGCCAACGAGTACCAGGTGCGCTCGCTGCCCACGCTCATCGTCGAGAACGACGACGGCATCGTCGAACGGTTCGTCGGCGTCACACAGCACGACGACCTCGAGACGGCGCTCGACCAGGCGAACGCATAA
- a CDS encoding UPF0146 family protein, which produces MTTAREALVDRLKNFDRLVEVGVGRQPEVATALVERGCVVTATDVVERAVPDGVGFVKDDVTEPEKSVYADAECVYGLNLPPELHRPAWDVAREFDADFLFTTLGSDQPSISVDRETLPEGETLFVAKEGVPGNRRG; this is translated from the coding sequence ATGACCACCGCACGTGAGGCCCTTGTCGACCGGTTGAAGAATTTCGACCGGCTGGTCGAGGTCGGCGTGGGTCGCCAGCCCGAGGTCGCCACAGCGCTGGTCGAACGGGGCTGTGTGGTGACCGCCACCGACGTGGTCGAGCGTGCAGTTCCCGACGGGGTGGGGTTTGTGAAAGACGACGTGACCGAGCCCGAGAAGTCAGTGTACGCTGATGCGGAGTGCGTGTACGGGCTCAACCTGCCGCCGGAGCTCCATCGACCCGCGTGGGACGTGGCTCGTGAATTCGACGCGGACTTCCTGTTCACGACGCTCGGCAGCGACCAGCCTTCGATTTCTGTCGACCGGGAGACCCTTCCCGAGGGCGAGACACTGTTCGTCGCGAAGGAGGGGGTCCCGGGTAACCGCCGGGGCTGA